The Geoalkalibacter subterraneus genome contains the following window.
GAGGTGCTGAAAGGATGTTGACGTCGCCGTCGGTCTTGGACAGATCGATCAGGGCCGACAGGGCAGGCACCTGGACTTCATTGCCCTGTGCATCAATCACGGTAATCATGTTGAACAGACCGCCGAGCAGGATCCCTTCGATGGTTTGGGTCAGCATGTTGGAGGGGTCCGAGATCGAGGCGAACCCCTCAGGGCGGTTGGTGCCGCCGAAAATAGCACTCTCATCGCCGGTGGCGACCGCCCCCTGCAGGGTGGCGCCGAGTCTCTGCGTCGCGCCCATGGACAGTTCCATAATCAGCGCTTCGACATAAACCTGCTTTCTCTTGATGTCGAGTTGCTGAATAATTTTGCGGATGGTGTCGTAATCTTCCGGGGTGCTGTTGATAATCAGGGAATTGGTCGGTTTGTCCGCCGTGATAGTGACCGCCTCCAGGGTTTGTTCTTCGGCCTGGCCGGAGGCAGTCCGGCGGGCGGCGGCGGTTGTGTTCTGCGTCTTGATGCCGGTCAGGATCTGGTTGAGGGTCTCCGCCAGGGTTTCAGCGTCGGCATTTTCAAGATAATAGACCTGAATCCCGGAACGTGTCTGCGAAGGGCGCTGGTCCAGGCGTTTCACCAGGCTCTTGATCATCTCCATTTCTTCGGCCGCGGCCAGCGCGACCAGGACATTGGTCGGCTTGAAGGGGATGATCTTGCCGGGCTCTTTGCCGCCCGCTGCGGCCACATTGGCCGCTGTCCGACGTCGTGTCTGGGTGGTCTGCTGTTCAATGAACTGCGTCACGAGGGCGGCGATTTCTTCCGCTTCGGCATGATCAAGCTGTATAACCTCGAGGTTGTCCACCTTGCTGGGAACATCGAGCCGGCGCAGAATTCCCGCCAGTCGGTCTATATTGGCTGCACTGTCTGTAATGATCAGCGTATTGGAGGGCGGATAGGCCACGATGTTGCTGGTCTTGGGCACCAGGGGGGCAAGGACCGTAGAGGCGATTTCGGCGGCATCGACGTTCTCCAGGGTGATCAGCCGGGTCACATACTGCTCTCCGCCGCCGGTCGGCCGTCCCTGAGTGATGATCGGCAGATTGCTCTCTTTGGCGTCTTTGATCATGACGATCTTGTGGACCTTACCGCTGGGGACGACGGTGTATCCCTTGACGTTGAGCACGCTGAGAAACACGTTGTAGGCCTCATCCAGCGTCATGCGCCGCGGCGAGATGATGGTGACCTTGCCGCGTACGGTTTCGTCATAGACGAAATTCCGCCCGGTCAGTTCGCTCATGGTCTGAATCAGGTCAGGCAGTTCGATATCTTTAAAATCGACGGCAATCCCTTCGCCGGGCGGGGAACTCTGAGCCAGTGCCGGAAGGGGCGGAGCGGTCATTGCCAACAGCGCAACGGCAAGGATGGAGAAAATGATCGATCGGACAGTCAAGGCAGCTACTCCCGAAAAAAATTTAAGCTGAATATGGAAAAAGGAATCCGTGTTACAACCTGTTCAGCATGGGGTCGCATCTCCCATGATAAGGGACACTTTTCGCCATCCCTGGCGCCAAACACCCTTTTCATGGAAGATGCGACCCCACGGGCCGGAAAGATACTCCGTGTTTACAATGGAACATGAAGAAATCAATTGATTTCATAATTGAAAGTCGTCGGCTCGCCGCCGCGCAGCAGGTCAACCGAAATGCTGCGCGCCTCGCGCAACTGCTGAAAAATCTGCAGCGCTTTTTCGGGGCTGTTCAGATCGATGCCGTTGATCTTCATCAGAACGTCTCCACGCCGGATGCCCAGCATGTCGAGCAGCGTATTGGGCCGGATCATGCGGACCACAAAACCCTGGGTCTGGCCGTCAACGATGCGCGGCTCCACCCGTGCCTGACGCAGCAGTTCGTTAAGATTGCCGCGCGCGCCATCGGCGGACTCTCGCGGAATGACCCAGCGGTTTTCGCCGACTTCTTCGATGTTGTAAGGGTTCTCTTCTTTACCGTTCTTCTGTGTCGCAGCGGCCGTTGCTTTTTGAGCTTCGGCGGGCGGGGGTGCGCCGTTCATTTCAGCGACCAGCGTTTTCGTGTCGCCTTCGCCATATTTGATGGTCACCGAATGTCTGTAAATCCGGTCCACCACGCCGCCGTCAGGCAGCTCTGCCCCCAGCGCATAAACATCGGTGTTGCGGCCTTCCTGCAAAACAGCCAGTG
Protein-coding sequences here:
- the gspD gene encoding type II secretion system secretin GspD codes for the protein MTVRSIIFSILAVALLAMTAPPLPALAQSSPPGEGIAVDFKDIELPDLIQTMSELTGRNFVYDETVRGKVTIISPRRMTLDEAYNVFLSVLNVKGYTVVPSGKVHKIVMIKDAKESNLPIITQGRPTGGGEQYVTRLITLENVDAAEIASTVLAPLVPKTSNIVAYPPSNTLIITDSAANIDRLAGILRRLDVPSKVDNLEVIQLDHAEAEEIAALVTQFIEQQTTQTRRRTAANVAAAGGKEPGKIIPFKPTNVLVALAAAEEMEMIKSLVKRLDQRPSQTRSGIQVYYLENADAETLAETLNQILTGIKTQNTTAAARRTASGQAEEQTLEAVTITADKPTNSLIINSTPEDYDTIRKIIQQLDIKRKQVYVEALIMELSMGATQRLGATLQGAVATGDESAIFGGTNRPEGFASISDPSNMLTQTIEGILLGGLFNMITVIDAQGNEVQVPALSALIDLSKTDGDVNILSAPRLLTSDNEEAEIIVGENVPIITSRLTDRGGSDSLAQSVSVERQDAALTLRFTPQITEGDLVRLNVYQEITSVQSTNNEVGPTFTKRLLRNTVLAENSRTVVLGGLIDTKVEESVTKVPLLGDIPVLGWLFKRTSTQENKTNLLIFITPHIIQNAEDLERVTRRARRGMNEFQDLDMTDETTRETWTDQQFNLEGAVPELMEN
- the gspC gene encoding type II secretion system protein GspC codes for the protein MTAAALLHRYFPGIYLFFIALLGIALGWLAALVLGILLTPPAQLDVQAVAGRSEVAGKRPLSDYQVILDRNIFNSTAPVTSVLVEEDTAPSRTTARRAEVTQGSAETAPSTQNRKDYTLIGTVVGGDASLAVLQEGRNTDVYALGAELPDGGVVDRIYRHSVTIKYGEGDTKTLVAEMNGAPPPAEAQKATAAATQKNGKEENPYNIEEVGENRWVIPRESADGARGNLNELLRQARVEPRIVDGQTQGFVVRMIRPNTLLDMLGIRRGDVLMKINGIDLNSPEKALQIFQQLREARSISVDLLRGGEPTTFNYEIN